In Rhodospirillales bacterium, the following are encoded in one genomic region:
- a CDS encoding tripartite tricarboxylate transporter permease: protein MLIGILGSSFFAALPGIGVLLLITIVLPYAITLDPYPAIALLLGMGAVSNTANTFPSVLIAVPGSAGSQATIVDGFPMAQKGEARRAFGAAFIASPLGGIFGAIVLFASLPILRPLVLAFRSPEFLMLVLWGLSAVGVLSGRAPIKGLMAAILGVLVSTVGMDNKTGIERFAFEGEYLVDGISLILVGLGLFAVPEMIALAVRRTSIAETEGLGSGLVQGMKDVFIHWWLMIRCSLIGVWVGVLPGLGGSVADWFAYAHAVQTEKNPENFGKGDVRGVIAPESSNNAKEGGALIPTIAFGIPGSTSYALMLVAFISVGITPGSAMLTDQLPYTMAMIWVLVIANIIAAALALGAANQFAKLSLMPFYIIVPMTLVLCVTAAYAAHFVWWDIVTFLGFSALGYLMKIFDWPRPPLLVAVVLGGQLEGYLWLSNARYGWEWILEPGVLIIFCLVVLTLVMPIIRRMRKGEPAGGEPLIDLTRWHLRGDIVFLLVVMGVLAAAATISTEWVTRASLIIYCIAGVGILLGALQISFHLRVLGGPSSDIPAFDGVKAATTMRRSLENFAWLIGLAASVFLIGFHIAMAVFALLYIRIYGGTWRIALLLAVIAEAFVVVIFDFLLEIFWSAPALFELLGIPYFS, encoded by the coding sequence ATGCTCATTGGCATTTTGGGCAGCTCGTTCTTTGCGGCCCTTCCGGGTATTGGGGTGCTTCTCCTCATCACTATTGTTTTGCCCTATGCCATCACCCTTGATCCTTATCCGGCCATCGCCCTTTTACTGGGCATGGGGGCGGTTTCGAACACGGCGAATACTTTTCCGTCTGTGTTGATCGCGGTGCCGGGCAGTGCGGGCTCTCAGGCGACCATCGTTGATGGTTTCCCAATGGCGCAAAAGGGCGAAGCCAGACGCGCCTTTGGGGCGGCCTTCATCGCGTCACCTTTGGGTGGCATATTCGGCGCCATTGTTCTTTTTGCCAGCCTGCCGATCCTGCGGCCATTGGTTTTGGCCTTCCGTTCGCCGGAATTTTTGATGTTGGTTCTTTGGGGCTTGTCGGCCGTCGGTGTGCTGTCAGGCCGCGCGCCAATCAAGGGATTAATGGCGGCTATTCTTGGCGTACTGGTCTCAACCGTTGGCATGGATAATAAAACGGGCATTGAACGCTTTGCCTTTGAAGGTGAATACCTCGTTGATGGCATTAGCCTCATTCTCGTGGGCCTTGGGCTTTTTGCCGTGCCAGAAATGATCGCGTTAGCGGTGCGGCGCACATCAATTGCCGAAACCGAAGGGCTGGGGTCTGGTCTGGTCCAAGGCATGAAGGATGTGTTTATCCATTGGTGGCTGATGATCCGTTGTTCCCTAATTGGCGTTTGGGTTGGTGTGTTGCCGGGCCTCGGTGGATCTGTCGCCGATTGGTTTGCTTATGCCCATGCGGTGCAGACCGAGAAAAACCCGGAAAATTTTGGCAAGGGTGACGTGCGCGGTGTGATCGCGCCGGAAAGCTCTAATAATGCCAAAGAAGGTGGTGCATTAATCCCAACCATTGCCTTCGGAATTCCGGGCTCAACGTCTTATGCGTTGATGCTTGTCGCCTTTATTTCGGTCGGTATCACGCCGGGTTCCGCCATGCTGACAGATCAATTGCCGTACACCATGGCCATGATCTGGGTTTTGGTGATTGCTAATATCATCGCGGCCGCGCTGGCCCTTGGTGCTGCGAACCAGTTTGCCAAGCTGAGCTTGATGCCGTTCTACATTATTGTGCCAATGACCTTGGTCCTTTGTGTGACGGCGGCCTATGCTGCCCATTTTGTGTGGTGGGATATTGTTACCTTTTTAGGATTCTCTGCCCTTGGCTATCTTATGAAGATATTTGATTGGCCGCGTCCTCCCTTGCTGGTGGCCGTTGTTTTGGGCGGACAGTTAGAAGGCTATTTGTGGCTTTCTAATGCGCGCTATGGCTGGGAATGGATTCTTGAGCCGGGCGTTTTGATCATCTTCTGCCTTGTTGTCTTGACTTTGGTGATGCCCATCATCCGGAGGATGCGCAAAGGCGAACCCGCAGGTGGCGAGCCATTGATCGATTTGACCCGTTGGCATCTACGGGGCGATATCGTCTTTTTGCTAGTGGTTATGGGGGTGTTGGCCGCCGCTGCCACTATCAGCACGGAATGGGTAACCCGCGCATCTCTCATAATCTATTGTATTGCGGGGGTTGGTATTCTGTTGGGCGCGCTTCAGATCAGTTTTCATCTGCGTGTCCTCGGCGGGCCGAGCTCAGATATCCCTGCCTTTGATGGTGTGAAAGCGGCGACAACCATGCGCCGCAGCCTTGAGAATTTCGCTTGGCTTATCGGTCTTGCCGCCAGCGTGTTTCTGATCGGATTTCATATTGCCATGGCCGTATTTGCGCTGCTCTATATTCGCATCTATGGCGGCACATGGCGCATCGCGCTGTTGTTGGCGGTGATTGCAGAAGCCTTCGTGGTGGTGATCTTTGATTTCTTGTTGGAAATATTCTGGTCAGCCCCCGCCCTGTTCGAACTGCTGGGGATTCCCTACTTCTCTTGA